The Pyrus communis chromosome 2, drPyrComm1.1, whole genome shotgun sequence genome includes a window with the following:
- the LOC137724574 gene encoding phototropin-2-like yields MEVLNLKDVGANPSNKQAADVVESGSGSTSAPAGRRDSINKWMAFGTDQASADPKSTSATDSNGGYASNSGNNQIITEKETIAARTAEWGVVVKSSAIGEGSFTGISGRKTSSGRFDSSARSSEDSNYGGEMGNIPRVSNELKAALSTLQQTFVVSDATKPDCPIMYASSGFFGMTGYSSKDVIGRNCRFLQGPETDRNEVAKIRDAVKTGKSYCGRLFNYKKDGTPFWNLLTITPIKDEQGNTIKFIGMQVEVSKYTEGVNDKALRPNGLPKSLIRYDSRQKEKALGSLTEVVQTVRHPRSHIQDVSHDTASIHEEQDSLNPDYVLPKSAATASLSTPGRQTPQSDVKGDKFRNMSSPIDAGKISRKSGRTSSIGFKTRSLSSASRHEKEPIIEPEVLMTTDIEPSDNWDSTERERDIRQGIDLATTLERIEKNFVISDPRIPDCPIIFASDSFLELTEYTREEILGRNCRFLQGPETDQATVAKIRDAIREQREITVQLINYTKSGKKFWNLFHLQPMRDQKGELQYFIGVQLDGSGHVEPLRNRLSESTELEGSKLVKATAHNVDEAVRELPDANLKPEDLWAIHSQPVFPRPHKRENPSWTAIREITARGEKIGLHHFKPIKPLGCGDTGSVHLVELQGTGELYAMKAMEKSIMLNRNKVHRACIEREIISLLDHPFLPTLYTSFETSTHVCLISDFCSGGELFALLDKQPMKLFKEESARFYAAEVVIALEYLHCLGIVYRDLKPENILLHKDGHIVLADFDLSFMTSCKPLIIRHQSPNKRRRSRSQPPPTFVAEPVTQSNSFVGTEEYIAPEIITGAGHSSAIDWWALGILLYEMLYGRTPFRGKNRQRTFTNILHKDLTFPGSIPVSLAARQLINALLQRDPDARLGSNTGANEIKQHPFFRGINWPLIRCMSPPPLEAPLQPIEKDPKAKDITWEDDGVLVNLADLDIF; encoded by the exons ATGGAGGTCTTGAATCTGAAAGATGTTGGAGCAAACCCTAGCAACAAGCAAGCTGCTGATGTTGTGGAAAGCGGATCAGGAAGCACTTCTGCTCCAGCTGGTAGAAGGGATTCCATCAACAAGTGGATGGCATTCGGAACTGACCAGGCTTCGGCTGATCCTAAAAGCACTTCTGCCACTGATTCAAATGGAGGGTATGCTTCCAATTCCGGCAACAACCAGATTATCACAGAGAAGGAAACAATAGCAGCAAGAACAGCTGAGTGGGGTGTGGTTGTGAAATCATCAGCCATTGGAGAAGGAAGCTTCACGGGCATATCCGGAAGAAAAACTTCATCGGGGAGATTTGATTCATCTGCAAGGAGTTCTGAGGACTCAAATTATGGGGGTGAGATGGGAAATATTCCAAGGGTTTCTAATGAGTTGAAGGCAGCTTTGTCTACACTTCAGCAGACTTTTGTTGTTTCTGATGCCACAAAACCTGATTGCCCAATTATGTATGCTAGTAGTGGCTTCTTTGGGATGACCGGGTATTCTTCGAAGGATGTCATTGGCCGGAACTG CCGATTTCTTCAGGGACCGGAAACGGACCGGAACGAAGTGGCGAAAATCCGAGACGCAGTCAAGACCGGGAAAAGCTACTGCGGTAGGCTCTTCAACTACAAGAAAGATGGAACTCCCTTCTGGAATCTTCTCACGATTACCCCAATCAAAGATGAGCAGGGAAACACCATCAAATTTATTGG AATGCAGGTTGAGGTCAGCAAGTACACAGAAGGGGTGAATGACAAGGCACTGAGGCCGAATGGATTGCCAAAGTCGCTAATCCGCTATGATT CTCGCCAGAAGGAGAAGGCGTTAGGCTCCCTTACGGAAGTTGTCCAAACAGTAAGACATCCACGTTCTCACATCCAGGATGTGAGTCATGACACTGCCAGCATTCATGAGGAGCAGGACAGCCTCAACCCTGATTATGTTCTGCCTAAATCTGCTGCAACTGCAAGTCTGAGTACACCTGGTAGACAAACTCCTCAATCGGATGTGAAAGGCGATAAATTTCGCAACATGAGCTCTCCTATTGATGCAGGCAAAATATCTCGGAAGTCAGGACGCACTTCCTCTATTGG ATTTAAAACACGGTCTCTAAGCTCTGCAAGCAGGCATGAAAAAGAACCTATTATTGAACCGGAGGTTTTGATGACCACAGATATAGAGCCCTCTGACAATTGGGACAGTACTGAAAGAGAAAGGGATATACGCCAAGGAATTGACTTGGCAACCACATTGGAACGCATTGAAAAGAACTTTGTGATTAGTGATCCTAGAATTCCAGATTGCCCCATT ATATTTGCATCTGATAGCTTCTTAGAACTGACAGAATATACCCGTGAAGAAATTTTGGGAAGAAATTGTCG TTTTCTCCAGGGACCTGAAACAGATCAAGCAACTGTCGCAAAGATAAGAGATGCCATTAGAGAACAAAGGGAAATTACTGTACAGTTGATCAACTATACAAAGAGTG GAAAAAAGTTTTggaatttatttcatttgcaGCCCATGCGTGACCAGAAG ggTGAACTTCAATATTTCATTGGTGTCCAACTGGATGGGAGTGGTCATGTGGAACCTCTGCGAAATCGCCTGTCAGAGAGCACAGAGCTAGAAGGTTCTAAATTG GTCAAAGCTACAGCACACAATGTTGATGAGGCTGTCCGAGAACTTCCTGATGCCAACTTG AAACCAGAAGATTTATGGGCAATTCATTCTCAGCCTGTCTTCCCAAGGCCTCACAAAAGGGAAAATCCTTCTTGGACAGCAATACGAGAG ATTACTGCTCGTGGTGAAAAAATTGGTCTACATCATTTTAAGCCCATAAAACCATTGGGATGCGGTGATACTGGAAG TGTACATTTGGTGGAACTACAAGGTACAGGTGAACTGTATGCTATGAAGGCAATGGAGAAGTCAATAATGTTGAACCGTAACAAG GTTCACCGAGCATGCATTGAGAGGGAGATAATTTCGCTACTCGACCATCCTTTTCTTCCCACACTGTACACCTCATTTGAG ACTTCCACACACGTTTGTTTGATATCAGACTTTTGCAGTGGTGGAGAGTTATTTGCTTTACTTGACAAGCAGCCGATGAAATTATTTAAGGAGGAATCTGCGAG GTTCTATGCGGCAGAGGTGGTTATTGCATTGGAATATCTTCACTGTCTAG GAATAGTATATCGCGACCTTAAGCCTGAAAATATTTTACTCCATAAGGATGGGCATATTGTCTTAGCAGATTTTGATTTGTCATTTATGACATCATGTAAACCCCTG ATTATAAGGCATCAATCGCCTAACAAGAGAAGAAGATCGAGGAGTCAACCACCACCAACATTTGTTGCAGAACCAGTCACACAATCAAATTCATTTGTTGGAACTGAAGAGTACATTGCTCCT GAAATTATTACTGGTGCAGGCCACAGCAGTGCTATTGATTGGTGGGCTCTTG GTATTTTGTTGTATGAGATGCTGTATGGCCGTACACCTTTCAGGGGTAAAAATAGGCAGAGGACATTCACCAACATCCTGCACAAAGATCTCACGTTTCCAGGCAGTATTCCG GTAAGCCTTGCAGCACGGCAGTTGATAAATGCATTGTTGCAGAGAGACCCAGACGCACGTTTAGGATCCAATACTGGTGCAAATGAAATCAAGCAACATCCTTTCTTCCGTGGAATTAATTGGCCTTTGATTCGTTGCATG AGCCCTCCGCCATTAGAAGCACCTCTTCAACCTATTGAAAAAGATCCAAAGGCCAAGGATATAACGTGGGAAGATGATGGAGTCCTTGTAAATTTAGCGGATTTGGATATTTTCTAA